In Deinococcus sp. Leaf326, a single genomic region encodes these proteins:
- a CDS encoding LamB/YcsF family protein — protein MNSQNPAEQTAQDPAKPESVSIDLNADAGESFGPWALGDDAALFPSLTSVNVACGFHAGDPLTIRRTLELARTCGLGVGAHPGYPDRVGFGRRIVEATPEEEYADTLYQIAALQGMARAGGTEVRHVKPHGALSTRAWTHAPTAEAIAQAARDLGLPLVALPATLLETEARRLGVPVVLELFPERAYLRDGRLAPRSLPGSSIHDPQAAARRAVLMVTQGRVEAMDGGFFEARPDTLCIHGDNPQAPAIARAVRAALEAEGVTLRMFPVPDAPG, from the coding sequence GTGAACAGTCAGAATCCCGCAGAGCAGACCGCGCAGGACCCCGCTAAGCCGGAGAGCGTGAGCATCGACCTGAACGCCGATGCGGGCGAGAGCTTCGGCCCCTGGGCGCTGGGCGACGACGCGGCTCTCTTTCCGTCTCTGACCTCGGTCAACGTCGCCTGCGGCTTTCATGCGGGCGATCCGCTGACCATCCGGCGCACGCTGGAGCTGGCCCGCACGTGTGGCCTGGGGGTGGGGGCACATCCCGGCTACCCCGACCGGGTGGGTTTCGGGCGCCGGATCGTCGAGGCCACGCCCGAGGAGGAGTACGCCGATACCCTCTACCAGATCGCCGCGCTTCAGGGCATGGCGCGGGCTGGCGGCACCGAAGTGCGCCACGTCAAACCGCACGGCGCGCTCTCGACCCGCGCCTGGACCCATGCCCCGACCGCCGAAGCCATCGCGCAGGCGGCCCGCGACCTGGGCCTGCCGCTCGTGGCGCTGCCCGCGACCCTGCTGGAAACGGAGGCGCGGCGGCTGGGCGTACCCGTGGTCCTCGAACTCTTTCCAGAGCGGGCGTACCTGCGTGACGGCCGGCTGGCTCCGCGCTCTTTGCCGGGGTCGAGCATCCACGATCCGCAGGCGGCGGCCCGGCGCGCGGTCCTGATGGTCACGCAGGGCCGGGTCGAGGCGATGGACGGTGGCTTCTTCGAGGCGCGGCCCGACACGCTGTGCATCCACGGGGACAACCCGCAGGCCCCCGCTATCGCCCGCGCCGTGCGCGCCGCGCTGGAGGCCGAGGGCGTCACCCTGCGCATGTTCCCCGTGCCTGACGCGCCGGGCTGA
- a CDS encoding glycoside hydrolase family 2 protein codes for MSRSAARPTTAAVPYPRPALERSPDTWRSLDGSWAFGVGPDAGALDGAMHIEVPFAPESAASGLSLPGFLHTVWYRREVQVPAAWRGGQVLLHFGAADYHARVWLGDAYLGEHIGGHTPFSFDLTPHLGTGSLTLTVRVDDDPLALDQPRGKQDWLPDEPHKIWYPRTTGLWQSVWLEHVPALHFTELEGTPDLTSWSLRLRARLNAAPGAGEWRLRVQLQARGEVLSDDLYRVTGPEITRTVHLADGGIDDHRRDLLWSPEHPQLIGVRAWLLRGGEVIDEVSSTTALREFGWAQGRFLLNGLPYTLRLVLNQGYWPDTHMSATDEQLRLDAELVRRLGFNGVRMHQKVESPRFLHWCDQIGVLVWTELPSAYAYSDRSVAALTREWTEVIRRDRGRPCVAAWVPFNESWGVPDLRTHPKARHLVQSLYHLARSLDDTRPVLGNDGWETMVGDLIGVHDYTPKAKVLKRRYGTPERTWTTLRSDQPGGRQILLGDLDPGTPVVLSEFGGVAYAPGGDAGWGYSRVRSSEDFLAVYAELLGAVNRCMGLAGFCYTQLTDTFQERNGLLTEDREPKAPLAELFRATQGRRGTYDQDTDPDPDPLGYLLEWRERRRDVAAGPVTLPQADDLTVNPEV; via the coding sequence ATGTCCCGCTCCGCCGCTCGGCCCACGACCGCCGCCGTTCCCTACCCCCGCCCCGCCCTGGAACGTTCGCCGGACACCTGGCGGAGCCTGGACGGGTCCTGGGCGTTCGGGGTCGGGCCGGACGCAGGAGCGCTGGACGGCGCCATGCATATCGAGGTGCCCTTCGCGCCAGAAAGTGCGGCGAGCGGGCTGTCGCTGCCTGGCTTTCTACACACCGTGTGGTACCGGCGAGAAGTCCAGGTCCCGGCCGCGTGGCGCGGGGGGCAGGTGCTGCTGCACTTCGGCGCGGCCGACTACCACGCGCGGGTCTGGCTGGGAGACGCTTATCTCGGCGAGCACATCGGCGGCCATACGCCCTTCAGTTTCGACCTCACACCACACCTCGGAACCGGGTCGCTGACCCTCACGGTGCGGGTGGACGACGACCCCCTGGCCCTGGACCAGCCGCGCGGCAAGCAGGACTGGCTGCCGGACGAGCCGCACAAGATCTGGTATCCGCGCACGACGGGCCTCTGGCAGTCGGTGTGGCTCGAGCATGTGCCCGCGCTGCACTTCACCGAACTGGAGGGTACACCCGACCTGACCTCCTGGAGCCTGCGCCTGCGCGCCCGGTTGAACGCGGCGCCGGGGGCAGGGGAGTGGCGGCTCAGGGTGCAGCTCCAGGCCCGCGGCGAGGTGCTGAGCGACGACCTCTACCGCGTGACCGGCCCCGAGATCACCCGGACGGTTCATTTGGCGGACGGCGGCATTGACGACCACCGCCGCGACCTGCTGTGGTCGCCCGAGCACCCGCAGCTCATCGGGGTGCGCGCGTGGCTGCTGCGCGGCGGCGAGGTGATCGACGAGGTGAGCAGTACGACCGCGCTGCGCGAGTTCGGCTGGGCGCAGGGCCGGTTTCTGCTCAACGGGCTGCCGTATACGCTGCGCCTCGTGCTCAACCAGGGCTATTGGCCCGACACCCACATGAGCGCCACCGACGAGCAGCTGCGGCTGGACGCCGAACTCGTGCGGCGGCTGGGCTTCAACGGCGTGCGGATGCACCAGAAGGTCGAGTCGCCCCGTTTCCTGCACTGGTGCGACCAGATCGGCGTGCTCGTCTGGACCGAGCTGCCCAGCGCCTATGCCTACAGCGACCGCAGCGTGGCGGCCCTGACGCGCGAGTGGACCGAGGTCATCCGGCGCGACCGGGGCCGGCCCTGTGTAGCGGCCTGGGTGCCCTTCAACGAGTCGTGGGGGGTGCCGGACCTGCGCACGCACCCGAAAGCCCGCCACCTCGTGCAGTCGCTCTACCACCTCGCACGCAGCCTGGACGACACCCGCCCGGTGCTGGGCAACGACGGCTGGGAGACGATGGTGGGTGACCTGATCGGCGTCCACGACTACACGCCCAAAGCCAAGGTCCTGAAGCGCCGCTACGGTACCCCCGAGCGCACCTGGACCACCCTGCGCAGCGATCAGCCCGGCGGGCGCCAAATCCTGCTCGGCGACCTGGACCCTGGGACCCCGGTGGTCCTGAGCGAGTTCGGAGGCGTGGCCTACGCGCCAGGGGGCGACGCCGGCTGGGGCTATAGCCGCGTGCGCAGCAGCGAGGACTTTCTGGCGGTCTATGCCGAACTGCTGGGCGCGGTGAACCGCTGCATGGGGCTGGCAGGCTTCTGCTACACCCAGCTCACCGACACCTTTCAGGAGCGCAACGGCCTGCTCACCGAGGACCGCGAGCCCAAGGCGCCGCTGGCCGAGCTGTTCCGTGCCACGCAGGGCCGGCGAGGTACCTACGACCAGGACACCGACCCCGATCCCGATCCCCTGGGTTACCTCCTGGAATGGCGCGAGCGCCGCCGGGACGTCGCCGCGGGGCCGGTCACGTTGCCTCAGGCCGACGACCTCACGGTCAACCCGGAGGTCTGA
- a CDS encoding SDR family NAD(P)-dependent oxidoreductase: MSDRRFEGRVVLVTGAGGGIGRAVAERFAAEGARVAVNDVRAELVEAVVEGITASGGAALAVPADVSDAAQVEAMFTRVEAELGYVDVLYNNAGLIDTTRHFLEADEAWWDRIIGVNLGSVFLCSHRAARVMARRRRGVIISTSSGGATRAHRGNVAYDATKGGIEAMTRAMALDLAPYGIRVNGVVPGFINTYGLTDAELRVREQTVPLGRYGTAGDMTGAALFLASDDAAYITGQFVSVDGGVLVQQRSANVDTFPVEGFPVVEADLA; the protein is encoded by the coding sequence ATGAGCGACAGGAGATTTGAAGGCCGCGTGGTCCTGGTGACCGGCGCGGGCGGCGGCATCGGACGCGCGGTGGCCGAGCGCTTCGCTGCCGAGGGCGCACGCGTCGCCGTAAACGATGTGCGGGCCGAGCTCGTCGAAGCGGTTGTGGAGGGCATCACGGCCTCGGGCGGCGCCGCGCTCGCCGTCCCGGCCGACGTGTCGGACGCCGCACAGGTTGAGGCGATGTTTACGCGGGTCGAGGCCGAGCTCGGATACGTCGACGTGCTGTACAACAACGCGGGCCTGATCGACACCACCCGTCACTTCCTGGAGGCCGACGAGGCGTGGTGGGACCGCATCATCGGCGTGAACCTGGGGAGCGTGTTCCTGTGCTCGCACCGCGCCGCGCGCGTGATGGCCCGGCGGCGGCGCGGTGTCATCATCAGCACCTCCTCGGGCGGGGCGACCCGCGCGCACCGGGGCAACGTGGCCTACGACGCGACCAAGGGCGGAATCGAGGCGATGACGCGTGCGATGGCCCTGGACCTCGCGCCCTACGGCATCCGGGTCAACGGCGTGGTGCCGGGCTTCATCAACACCTACGGCCTCACGGACGCCGAGCTGCGGGTGCGCGAGCAGACCGTGCCGCTGGGCCGCTACGGTACCGCCGGCGACATGACCGGCGCGGCGCTGTTCCTCGCCTCGGACGACGCGGCGTACATCACCGGTCAGTTCGTCTCGGTGGACGGCGGCGTGCTCGTGCAGCAGCGCTCGGCGAACGTGGACACCTTCCCGGTCGAGGGCTTTCCGGTCGTCGAGGCCGATCTGGCCTGA
- a CDS encoding carbohydrate ABC transporter permease: protein MSAPGTPVPGAQARPRPRPRRRFPREVPRFLLLCVLAALFLAPVYWMLSTSLKSEADAIVSPVQWWPLHPTLDNYREVLTSPDGNILRWTWNSLVVALTFTVLHVLLCALTAYPLARMRFPGRDTWFWFILSSLMIPGIVTLVPTYIMMLNFGWINSYHALIWPGVSGVFGVFLLRQFFQGIPRELEEAAKLDGASSLLIWWRIILPLSLPAVVTLAVFAFMGSWNNFLWPLYTVTDVDKMTLPVGITTFSQRYVTEYGKLMASTTLAAVPALIAYLIAQRFLEAGLSTTGLKE from the coding sequence GTGAGCGCGCCCGGCACGCCCGTCCCTGGCGCCCAGGCCCGGCCGAGGCCCAGGCCGCGCCGGCGCTTTCCGCGCGAGGTGCCGCGCTTCCTGCTGCTGTGCGTGCTGGCCGCGCTGTTCCTGGCGCCGGTGTACTGGATGCTCTCGACCTCCCTGAAGTCGGAGGCCGACGCCATCGTCTCGCCGGTGCAGTGGTGGCCGCTTCACCCCACGCTGGACAACTACCGCGAGGTGCTGACCTCGCCCGACGGCAACATCCTGCGCTGGACCTGGAATTCGCTGGTGGTCGCGCTGACCTTCACCGTGCTGCATGTCCTGCTGTGCGCGTTGACCGCCTATCCGCTGGCGCGGATGCGCTTTCCGGGGCGCGACACCTGGTTCTGGTTCATCCTGTCGAGCCTGATGATTCCGGGCATCGTGACTCTGGTCCCGACCTACATCATGATGCTCAATTTCGGCTGGATCAATTCGTACCACGCCCTGATCTGGCCGGGCGTCAGCGGGGTGTTCGGGGTCTTCTTGCTGCGGCAGTTCTTCCAGGGCATTCCGCGCGAACTGGAGGAGGCCGCCAAGCTCGACGGGGCAAGCAGCCTGCTCATCTGGTGGCGCATCATCCTGCCGCTGAGTCTGCCGGCGGTCGTCACGCTGGCGGTGTTCGCCTTCATGGGGTCGTGGAACAACTTCCTGTGGCCGCTCTACACCGTGACCGACGTGGACAAGATGACTCTGCCGGTGGGCATCACCACCTTTTCGCAGCGCTACGTCACCGAGTACGGCAAGTTGATGGCCTCAACCACCCTGGCGGCGGTCCCGGCATTGATCGCCTACCTGATCGCGCAGCGTTTTCTCGAAGCGGGCCTGTCCACGACGGGCCTCAAGGAGTAG
- a CDS encoding ABC transporter substrate-binding protein, with protein MRRITPLLALLALGTAGAQKVSLTFLHGFTGPDRPVMEGLIKKFNDTHPKIEVRAQAQPWATTWQQLPALVASGRAPDVAVINEDQITGFIARGAVSPLTPAELSGAGISKSKFFGPLFATADYKGQSYGVPISSVAYVMFYNKDLMKKVGLDPAKPPRTRAEFLRAAQLCTVDKAGKNSTQAGFDSKNLNTWGVSLYNNWVGSRAAYAAILQNGGALTDKNQNAAFNSPQAVSAVQFLVDLVQKQHVARPNSTEEAELAAFSQGKVCMFPSGQWYLDRFETQKMNFGVTFLPRVGGSVRDAAWGGSSHLTLLKQRPGYSADKRRAALEFVAWLSQPAQNLSWTATGSLPTQAAVASNPQFAKAPISGIFDRLGSVYATSGYPWVGQVMGPFDAAWEAAYLGKKTVTQALNDGVSEANKQIEQARKNFQ; from the coding sequence ATGCGCCGTATCACCCCGTTGCTCGCCCTGCTGGCCCTGGGCACCGCCGGAGCCCAGAAAGTCTCGCTGACGTTCCTGCACGGCTTTACCGGCCCCGACCGCCCCGTGATGGAAGGCCTGATCAAGAAGTTCAACGACACGCACCCCAAGATCGAGGTCCGCGCGCAGGCCCAGCCCTGGGCCACGACCTGGCAGCAGTTGCCGGCGCTGGTGGCCTCTGGGCGTGCACCCGACGTGGCGGTCATCAACGAGGACCAGATCACGGGGTTCATCGCTCGCGGGGCCGTCTCGCCGCTGACTCCGGCCGAACTGAGCGGCGCAGGCATCAGCAAGAGCAAGTTCTTCGGGCCGCTGTTCGCCACGGCCGACTACAAGGGGCAGTCCTACGGCGTGCCGATCTCGAGCGTCGCCTACGTCATGTTCTACAACAAAGACCTGATGAAGAAGGTCGGCCTGGACCCCGCCAAGCCGCCGCGCACCCGCGCCGAGTTCCTGCGCGCCGCGCAGCTGTGCACCGTGGACAAGGCCGGCAAGAACTCCACGCAGGCGGGCTTCGATTCCAAGAACCTGAACACCTGGGGCGTGAGCCTCTACAACAACTGGGTGGGGTCGCGCGCCGCTTACGCCGCTATTTTGCAGAATGGCGGCGCGCTGACCGACAAGAACCAGAACGCGGCCTTCAATTCGCCGCAGGCCGTGAGCGCCGTGCAGTTCCTGGTAGACCTCGTGCAAAAGCAGCATGTGGCGCGACCCAACAGCACCGAGGAAGCCGAACTCGCCGCCTTCTCGCAGGGCAAGGTCTGCATGTTCCCCAGCGGGCAGTGGTACCTCGACCGCTTCGAGACCCAGAAGATGAATTTCGGCGTGACCTTCCTGCCGCGTGTGGGGGGCAGCGTGCGTGACGCGGCCTGGGGCGGGTCAAGCCACCTGACCCTGCTCAAGCAGCGGCCCGGCTACAGCGCCGACAAGCGCCGCGCCGCCCTGGAGTTCGTCGCGTGGCTCAGCCAGCCCGCCCAGAACCTGAGCTGGACCGCGACCGGCAGCCTGCCCACCCAGGCCGCCGTAGCGAGCAACCCGCAGTTCGCCAAGGCGCCCATCAGCGGCATCTTCGACCGCCTGGGCAGCGTGTACGCCACGAGCGGCTACCCCTGGGTCGGACAGGTCATGGGACCCTTCGACGCCGCCTGGGAAGCCGCCTACCTGGGCAAGAAGACCGTGACCCAGGCCCTGAACGACGGCGTAAGCGAGGCCAACAAGCAGATCGAGCAGGCCCGCAAGAACTTCCAGTAA
- a CDS encoding transcriptional regulator produces the protein MRNHTIAEGGCPLPTHTPKRREARTLMVEGTHLVKVTHALSNDTRMLILSLLSSQVLNLTELTAALAMPASTVSFHIKRLEDAGLLHVEYVPGTRGAQKLISKRYDELLLTLPGAAVVQDSRDVVVSMPVGNYTLIRAAPSCGLAAAHKIIGMLDDPRSFYEPEHVFAQILWFRAGYVEYAFPNNVPYGAAPTRLELSLELCSEAPHFDEHWPSDITLWINDVEVGTWTSPGDFGGVRARLTPAWWAEDQTTHGLLKRWLVTPQGAWIDGERLSDVTLNGLNLTRDHHIRVRLGIKEDARHAGGLNLFGRSFGNYPQDIVLRLGHESLPPTSTP, from the coding sequence TTGCGGAACCACACTATTGCCGAAGGAGGCTGCCCCCTGCCCACACACACGCCCAAGCGGCGCGAGGCCCGCACGTTGATGGTCGAGGGCACCCACCTCGTCAAGGTGACGCACGCGCTGAGCAACGACACCCGCATGCTGATTCTGAGCCTGCTCTCGAGCCAGGTCCTGAACCTGACCGAGCTGACGGCGGCGCTCGCCATGCCCGCCTCGACCGTGAGCTTCCATATCAAACGGCTCGAAGACGCCGGGTTGTTGCACGTCGAGTACGTGCCGGGCACGCGCGGCGCGCAGAAGCTCATCAGCAAACGCTACGACGAACTGCTGCTGACGCTGCCGGGCGCGGCGGTCGTGCAGGACAGCCGCGACGTGGTGGTCAGCATGCCGGTGGGCAACTACACCCTCATCCGCGCCGCACCGAGCTGCGGGCTGGCCGCCGCGCACAAGATCATCGGGATGCTTGACGACCCACGTTCCTTCTACGAACCCGAGCACGTCTTCGCGCAGATCCTGTGGTTCCGGGCCGGCTACGTCGAGTACGCCTTTCCCAACAACGTGCCCTACGGCGCGGCCCCCACTCGACTCGAACTGAGTCTGGAACTGTGTTCGGAGGCGCCCCATTTCGACGAGCACTGGCCGTCGGACATCACACTGTGGATCAACGACGTGGAGGTGGGCACCTGGACCTCGCCGGGCGACTTCGGGGGCGTGCGCGCCCGCCTGACCCCGGCTTGGTGGGCCGAGGACCAGACGACCCACGGCCTGCTCAAGCGCTGGCTCGTCACGCCGCAGGGCGCCTGGATCGACGGCGAGCGGCTCTCGGACGTGACGCTGAACGGGCTGAACCTCACGCGGGACCACCACATCCGGGTTCGCCTGGGCATCAAGGAGGACGCCCGGCACGCCGGCGGCCTGAACCTCTTCGGCCGCTCGTTCGGCAACTACCCGCAGGACATCGTGCTGCGTCTGGGGCACGAGTCGCTACCTCCCACCAGCACGCCCTGA
- a CDS encoding ROK family protein encodes MSPAALTLDVGGSHVTAGLVDLETRQVRRTARRSLHHAAPLETLLDTWAQAALEACGEGGLEAVHIGVAVPGPFDTRSGRSQMRHKFPGLYDVALRPLLASRLRGQVGHLGTVPEIVFGNDADLFALGEWWNAGADPATRLIGLTLGTGLGSGFVAGGQVVTFGEDVPPDGELWNMPADPGIFEDHACGRTLERLSEEAFGQRLPPVVLAQRADAGDRLAYAVFRQFGYDLGELLRPWAEQFRADTVVLGGSVSRAFGLFGPEVADALPGCRVRQSQAFELAPLMGAAALARPPWVSRPD; translated from the coding sequence GTGAGTCCGGCGGCGCTGACCCTGGACGTGGGTGGCAGCCACGTCACGGCCGGTCTGGTGGACCTGGAAACCCGGCAGGTGCGGCGCACGGCGCGGCGCAGCCTGCACCACGCCGCGCCCCTGGAGACCCTGTTGGACACCTGGGCCCAGGCCGCGCTGGAGGCCTGCGGCGAGGGCGGCCTGGAGGCCGTGCATATCGGGGTGGCCGTTCCGGGCCCCTTCGACACACGCAGCGGCCGCTCGCAGATGCGCCACAAGTTTCCCGGACTGTACGACGTGGCCCTGCGGCCCCTGCTGGCCTCGCGGCTGCGGGGGCAGGTGGGCCACCTGGGCACCGTGCCCGAGATCGTGTTCGGCAACGACGCCGACCTCTTCGCGCTGGGCGAGTGGTGGAACGCCGGCGCCGACCCGGCCACGCGCCTCATCGGGCTGACCCTGGGCACCGGCCTGGGGTCGGGATTCGTGGCCGGAGGCCAGGTCGTCACGTTCGGCGAGGACGTGCCGCCGGACGGCGAACTGTGGAACATGCCGGCCGATCCCGGCATCTTCGAGGACCACGCCTGCGGCCGTACCCTGGAGCGCCTGAGCGAGGAGGCCTTCGGGCAGCGCCTGCCCCCCGTGGTGCTGGCCCAGCGTGCCGATGCGGGAGACCGGCTGGCCTACGCGGTGTTCCGGCAGTTCGGCTATGATCTCGGCGAGCTGCTGCGGCCCTGGGCCGAGCAGTTCAGGGCCGATACGGTGGTGCTGGGCGGCAGCGTGAGCCGGGCCTTCGGCCTGTTCGGGCCGGAGGTCGCCGACGCCCTGCCCGGCTGCCGGGTGCGCCAGAGTCAGGCGTTCGAGCTCGCTCCCCTGATGGGCGCGGCGGCCCTCGCCCGTCCGCCCTGGGTCAGCCGCCCGGATTGA
- a CDS encoding carbohydrate ABC transporter permease: protein MTDHAPQPARHAARRGDAPRAGAAARAEPYLYLLPHALLFFVFTVYPVGYGLYIGMHRWDLLSSVQSFVGLEFFRNLFVPGTPQFDFFWRTLLNTALFTVVSVPLLVAAALGLALLLQRPIFGRTFFRAVFFLPGVLTVSVMGILWRWMFDNQIGLVNAAREALTGAPPIPWLSTEGLAWVPIVVGTVWWTVGFNMTLYLAALSNVPASLYEAAALDGATPGQQFRHITWPLLAPQTLFVFITTALASFQLFGQSLVITAGGPNRSTQSVIQYITEEGFTNNQISSAAAMGFVFGLMMLIFTAAQFGLMARDVKGTS from the coding sequence ATGACCGACCACGCGCCCCAGCCGGCCCGCCACGCGGCGCGGCGCGGCGACGCCCCACGCGCCGGCGCCGCCGCCCGGGCCGAACCGTACCTGTACCTGCTGCCGCACGCCCTGCTGTTCTTCGTCTTCACGGTGTACCCGGTGGGCTACGGGCTGTATATCGGGATGCACCGCTGGGACCTGCTGAGCAGCGTGCAGAGCTTCGTGGGCCTGGAATTCTTCCGGAATCTGTTCGTCCCCGGCACGCCGCAGTTCGACTTCTTCTGGCGCACGCTGCTGAATACGGCGCTATTTACGGTGGTCAGCGTGCCGCTGCTCGTCGCCGCGGCGCTGGGGCTGGCCCTGCTGCTCCAGCGGCCCATCTTCGGGCGCACCTTCTTCCGGGCGGTGTTCTTTCTGCCAGGCGTCCTGACGGTCTCGGTCATGGGCATCCTGTGGCGCTGGATGTTCGACAACCAGATCGGGCTGGTGAACGCCGCGCGCGAAGCCCTGACCGGCGCCCCCCCCATTCCCTGGCTCTCGACCGAGGGGCTGGCCTGGGTGCCCATCGTGGTCGGCACGGTGTGGTGGACGGTCGGGTTCAACATGACGCTGTACCTCGCGGCCCTGAGCAACGTGCCCGCGAGCCTGTACGAGGCGGCGGCGCTGGACGGCGCGACCCCTGGCCAGCAGTTCCGGCACATCACCTGGCCGCTGCTGGCCCCGCAGACCCTGTTCGTGTTCATCACGACGGCGCTGGCCTCGTTTCAGCTGTTCGGGCAGTCCCTGGTCATCACGGCGGGCGGCCCCAACCGCAGCACCCAGAGCGTGATCCAGTACATCACCGAGGAGGGCTTCACGAACAACCAGATCTCCAGCGCGGCGGCGATGGGCTTCGTCTTCGGCCTGATGATGCTGATCTTCACGGCGGCGCAGTTCGGGCTGATGGCCCGCGACGTGAAGGGAACTTCGTGA
- the pxpB gene encoding 5-oxoprolinase subunit PxpB, giving the protein MRGEGFYVVFGDEIGRAVNGRVQALHRALRADLPPAVTDLCPGYTTLYVEYNAEQTTRSAVAAWVRRHLNAVQDDVTQAGRTDQTRTIEIPVRYDGADLADVAVRTGLDPAEVIRRHTAPTYHVYAVGFTPGFPFLGEVESALRLPRRSTPRLAVPLNAVAIAGAQTCVYPLPSPGGWNLLGTALRTLYDPNRPEPCLLAPGDAVRFVPGDGPAPTLPPVRPLWPETPAYPALRVEKPGLLDVLVDAGRFRQAQVGMARGGPLDPRAANLANRLAGNPPGTPLLELTLLGPVLTALRDLRVAVAGFGMTAVVGGEPVPPHSAFGLRAGETLRFRPAAGGTRSYLAVASGLETLPFLGSSSVDLTGRVGRALRTGDVLGIGEGMVATGYFGDTAPPLTPPRDEVRLRLLPGPQASYEALVALASAPFTVREQDRMGVRLEGPEVPGGGVVSEATPHGAVQVTPAGQPILLLNDRGRLGGYHKPAVIHPDDLPLAAQLRPNQRIVFRPLVSGPPHGWARRWVLDPQGED; this is encoded by the coding sequence ATGCGCGGCGAGGGCTTCTATGTCGTCTTCGGCGACGAGATCGGGCGGGCGGTCAACGGGCGGGTCCAGGCCCTGCACCGCGCGCTGCGCGCCGACCTGCCCCCGGCCGTGACCGACCTGTGCCCCGGCTACACCACCCTGTACGTGGAATACAACGCCGAGCAGACGACGCGCTCGGCCGTCGCGGCCTGGGTCCGGAGGCATCTGAATGCGGTGCAGGATGACGTGACACAGGCCGGACGTACCGACCAGACTCGCACTATCGAGATTCCGGTGCGCTACGACGGCGCCGACCTCGCGGACGTGGCTGTCCGCACCGGCCTGGACCCGGCCGAGGTGATCCGGCGGCACACGGCCCCCACGTACCACGTCTACGCGGTGGGCTTCACGCCCGGGTTTCCCTTTCTGGGCGAGGTCGAGTCGGCGCTGCGGCTGCCCCGGCGTTCCACCCCCAGGCTGGCGGTGCCCCTCAACGCCGTGGCCATAGCCGGCGCGCAGACCTGCGTGTATCCCCTGCCGTCGCCGGGCGGCTGGAACCTGCTGGGCACGGCCCTGCGCACCCTGTACGACCCGAACCGGCCCGAACCCTGCTTGCTGGCGCCGGGCGACGCCGTGCGCTTCGTGCCGGGCGACGGCCCCGCGCCCACCCTGCCGCCGGTGCGCCCGCTGTGGCCGGAGACCCCCGCGTATCCTGCCTTGCGGGTCGAGAAGCCGGGGCTGCTGGACGTGCTCGTGGACGCTGGGCGTTTCCGGCAGGCGCAGGTGGGCATGGCGCGCGGCGGCCCGCTCGACCCCCGCGCTGCCAACCTCGCCAACCGGCTGGCTGGCAACCCGCCTGGCACGCCCCTGCTGGAGCTGACACTGCTGGGGCCGGTCCTCACGGCACTGCGCGACCTGCGGGTGGCGGTGGCCGGCTTCGGCATGACGGCCGTGGTCGGTGGAGAGCCCGTGCCCCCGCACTCGGCGTTCGGGCTGCGCGCGGGCGAAACGCTGCGCTTCCGGCCGGCAGCGGGGGGCACACGCAGTTACCTCGCGGTGGCGAGCGGGCTGGAGACCCTGCCCTTTCTGGGGAGCAGCAGTGTAGACCTCACTGGACGGGTGGGCCGCGCGCTGCGGACCGGAGACGTGCTGGGTATAGGAGAGGGCATGGTAGCCACCGGCTACTTCGGTGACACAGCCCCCCCGCTGACTCCCCCGCGCGATGAGGTCCGGCTGCGGCTGCTGCCCGGCCCGCAGGCGAGCTACGAGGCCCTAGTGGCGCTGGCGAGCGCGCCCTTCACCGTGCGCGAGCAGGACCGCATGGGCGTGCGCCTGGAGGGGCCGGAAGTGCCGGGCGGGGGGGTCGTGAGCGAGGCGACCCCGCACGGCGCGGTGCAGGTCACGCCGGCCGGGCAACCCATCCTGCTGCTGAACGACCGGGGCCGCCTGGGCGGCTACCACAAGCCGGCCGTCATCCACCCCGACGACCTGCCGCTCGCGGCGCAACTGCGGCCCAACCAGCGCATAGTGTTCCGGCCCCTGGTGTCCGGCCCGCCCCACGGCTGGGCGCGGCGCTGGGTGCTGGACCCCCAAGGAGAAGACTGA